In Deinococcus sp. HSC-46F16, the following are encoded in one genomic region:
- the ruvA gene encoding Holliday junction branch migration protein RuvA gives MIAYLKGTVREVRDASAVIVAGGVGYEVHCPASALGKLSVGDEAELNIRHIVREDAQLLFGFSDADSLRLFDLLTGVSGVGPKLGLALLSAMPVSAVAQGLLTGDVKLLSSVSGVGKKTAERLVLELQNKVPEHLAAAGTAGGGAARAAAPTSTAGRDAIEALLALGFREPQVRGVVAELLAADPAQSADALIRKGLGRLR, from the coding sequence GTGATTGCCTACCTGAAAGGCACCGTGCGCGAGGTGCGCGACGCGAGTGCCGTGATCGTCGCCGGGGGCGTGGGCTACGAGGTCCACTGCCCGGCGTCCGCCCTGGGCAAGTTGAGTGTGGGCGACGAGGCCGAACTCAACATCCGCCACATCGTGCGCGAGGACGCGCAGCTTCTCTTCGGCTTCAGCGACGCCGACAGCCTGCGCCTCTTCGACCTGCTGACCGGGGTGAGCGGCGTGGGGCCGAAGCTGGGATTGGCGCTGCTCTCGGCCATGCCGGTGAGCGCCGTGGCGCAGGGCCTGCTCACGGGCGACGTGAAGCTGCTCTCCAGCGTGTCGGGCGTGGGCAAGAAGACCGCCGAGCGGCTGGTCCTCGAACTCCAGAACAAGGTGCCCGAGCATCTGGCAGCGGCAGGGACTGCGGGGGGCGGCGCGGCGCGGGCGGCGGCCCCCACCTCGACGGCCGGGCGCGACGCCATCGAGGCGCTGCTGGCGTTGGGCTTCCGCGAGCCACAGGTGCGTGGGGTGGTGGCTGAACTGCTCGCCGCCGACCCGGCCCAAAGTGCCGACGCCCTGATTCGCAAGGGCCTGGGCCGTTTGCGATGA